The following is a genomic window from Spirochaetota bacterium.
TTTTGTTATTTACTTTAATATATAAACATTCTAACTAGACACAATATATTCATAAGCGCTCAATCCAGCTGTGGCTCCATCCGCAGCGGCCATTACTATCTGTCTCCTTGAATTCTCTCTCATATCACCTGCGGCAAATAAACCCTCAATCGGTGTCCTCATTTGCATATCCACAATCACTTCCCCTTTTTCATTTAGTATTTCATTTGGTAAAAAGGCTGTATTAGGCTCAAATCCTACTAAGACAAACACACCATCAACTTTTAGCTCACTTGACTCATTTGTTTTCTTGTTAATCAAGGATAGTGATTCAACCCCATTATCCCCATTTATGGAATGGACCACGGTATCATAAACTGGATCAATTTTATTGTTACTTAAAACCCGATTCTGTAGAATCTTAGCTCCCCTAAATTGATCCCGTCTATGGATAAGGTAGACCCTGCTTGCAAAGCGTGTTAAATAGTCAGCATCCTCTAAAGCGGTATTACCCCCTCCGATAACCGCTGTGATCTTATCTTTATAGAAAGCCCCATCGCATGTAGCACAAAAAGATACACCCCTACCAAGTAATTCACTCTCTCCAGGAATATTTAATTTCTTATGATTAGTGCCAGTGGCAACCAAAACGGATTTGCAATCCAATGTTCGGCCCTCTGACAGGATAACATGAAAACTACCGCTGTTATTGTCTTTCCTGATTTCATTGATTACGCCGGATTGTATCTCAGCTCCAAGTCTTCTGGCCTGATTTTCCATTGCAGACATTAGTTCCCATCCAGGGATTGGATCAACAAATCCAGGATAGTTCTCAACTTCATTTGTGTTAATTACCTGCCCTCCAGGTGATAACTTCTCGATAACAACTAAACTCAAACCTGCTCTTATACCATAAATGGCCGCTGTAAGACCAGCAGGTCCTGCTCCAATGATAATTAAATCATGCATAATTGTCTCCCCTTAACTATAATATTCTATCATCACAAAACAAAAACAATATTTAATACAATTTCATCTTTATAAAGTCTATCCGAACAGATCCATTCACTGAATGTGACATTTACTCAACTGTTAATGATAATCGATTGCAACTATTTACTGTCAATGATGTTTTTATATTCTCTAACAATGCACTCCTCATGATAAAATGAAAAAAATCATTCCTGAGCACATTTACTTAGCTCTATTAATCGCTATAGTAAATTCTCCCAATTCTCTTATATTTTGAATGTTGCTGAAAATATCCTTAGCTTTACCTATGATAAATTCTTCATGTAACTTAGTCATCTCTCTTCCAATAACGATATCGCATTCAGGGAACACATCGCTGATTGTCTTTAATGACTTTTTAATTCGATAAGGTGATTCAAAGATTACTATCACGCCCTTATAATCCATTAACCTCTCTAACTCTTTTTTTCTTTTGCCTTCCTTTTTACTTAAAAATCCGGCAAAAAAAATATTCTGTCCGGGAAAACCAGATACTGAAATAATTGAGGTAAGGGCAGATGCTCCTGGAATAGGAACAATTTGAATTTTATTTTCTCGCGCCCTACTCACCAGCTTGCCTCCAGGATCTGATAAACCAGGTGTTCCTGAATCTGTTAAATATGCTATTGAATTGCCATTTCTAAGCAACTTTATTGCATACTCAATTTTTGTTGCTAAGGAATGTTCGTGAATAGAATATGTTTTAATTCTTATGTTATAGTGATGAAGTAGTTTTTTTGTTCTCCTCGTGTCCTCGCAAAAGATGTATTGCACTTCCCCCTGTAATATCTTTATTGCTCTAATTGTAATGTCTTCCATATTGCCGATTGGGGAGGAAATGATATATAAAATGCCACTCATCTACATATCCTATTTTAGGGCTATAATAAAAAGGATGAACTTTGAAGGTAAATATTGACAACTACTTGGGAACAAACTTTCTCCTATCGCTTTATTCTTAATGCTATTATGCCAGTTAACGCGCACAATAAATTTGCCAGCCATGCAGCCATTACAGGATCTAATCTACCGGCCTTTCCAAATGCAAGCCCAACCGCAAGTATGCCATAATAGACGAATGAAATAATTATTGATAGAAAGAATGAGAGGACTAAAACCGCTCTGTGAATATAACTTCCAACAATGCTTCCTACCAGTACCACAATTATTATGGAGAATGGGAAAGCAAACCTCCAGTGAAATTCTACAATGTGCTCTTTATAATTATCCCCTGCCCTCTTTTTAGCTTCAATAAATTTTAAGGCATCTGCCATTCGCATCTGCATAAAAGTCTTTGTAGTCTTCAAAAAACTCCCTGGCGATTCATTTAGGGCCATGGTATGCGATGCTTTTCTCTCTTCACTAAACTTACCCTCTTTATTAAATCGAATTATCACCACATCACTAAAATTCCATACATTATTTTGTCTATCATATTGGCCTATGTTAGCATATAATTGAAATGAAAGAATATTCCATTTATCAAATTTAAATATTACTGGTTTTACCATTATGCCGCTTTCAGAATCGATGATCTCAATGTAATAAAAAGACTTATCTTCCCCAAGAAAAAACAACTCCGATTGAGTATACATATAATTCAAGTGCTTTCCGGTTAACTTCTTTATCTTGTTCCTTATCTCATAGGCCCTATAGCTACTGTCAACTGAGACAAATTCAAAGAAAAGAAATGAAAGGATTGATAGCATTAATCCCATTAATAAAAGAGGTACAATTAGACGTATAAATCCGATCTTACCGTTATATATTGCTATTGTTTCATTATTTACATTCAGATTGCCAAATACAAATAGACAAGAAAAAAGGGCTGCAACGGGTAGAACCTGTACTGATATACCTGGAAGCACATTCAAAATATATTGTGCAACAAACCTGAGAGGTACATTTGGATTTGAAAAATATTTGAGATTATCAATGCAAATAGAAATAATATATAGGCCCATCATAATAATAAGAGAGGTTAGGATGGCAATTAGAAACTGCGAGATTAAATACGTATCTAATTTTTTCATGCCCCACCTTGGTTAATCTCGTTTGTTCTTATATTCTTCTATATCATGCAATAAATCTTCAGGAATATTTCTGTCATTGATATAATAGCCCATCTCTTCATCCTTATCGCCATGAAAATCGCTTCCCCCAGAAATCAGAAGATCATATTTCCTCGCTATTCTATGAAACTCTCGCACCTCCTCCATATTATGCATAGATGAATATACCTCAATCCCCTCAATACCCAATCCCTTATAGCGCTCCATCCTGCACTCGAACTCTATAAAGGATCCAAAATTCAATGAAATTGGATGCGCAATAATCGTTATTCCACCAGATTTTCCAATAACCGAAATCGCCTCCTCAAGGGATATCCTTTCACGCTTCACATAACCGGGCTGTCCCCTATTCATATAATTTCGAAAGACCTCTCTTATATCCTTACAGTACCCCATCCTAACCATTACTCTTGCAATATGTGGTTTCCCGATAGTACCACCCATTGCCTCATTCCTCACCTCATCAAAAGCTATCATTATGCCATGATCCCTCAAAATTTCTACTATTCTATTTGCCCTCCATTCCCTAAGTCTCTGAAGTCTATCAATTGTATGTAGCAGTTCAGGATTCTTATGATCAATATATAGTCCAAGTAGATGAAATGAACCACCAGAATAATCAATGCTGAATTCTATTCCAGAAATTAAATTATAATTTATCATCCTAGCATAATCAACCCCCTCCTTAAGACCATCAACCGTATCATGATCAGTAATAGCTAAAGCAACAATGTTCTTGCTCACTGCAAGTTCAATCAATTCTTTAGGGGTATATATTCCATCCGAAGCAGTTGTGTGAGTATGTAAATCTATTCCTCTCATCATATTTCTATCCTATTTCTCAACCATATTTTCCTAACAGATTACCATCAATCTGTAAAGCTAAAATATACATTCTCCTTCATTAGTGATAAAACTCCTCAAGAAGTGGTTGACGACCTGGAAATAATTGAAACCTTCACTATATATTATCATATAAAGATATGTATTCAAATAAATTCGTATTTTTAAATAAGATAATTGACTTAAACAAATATATATAATTAGTATATCCACAGTTTAATCTTATTAAAGATATAATAAACTCTGCACATTCAATCCATTAAACATCAACATAAATCAGGGGAGAGAGATGAAGGTTATTCACATATTAAAAAAAATTGAAATGCTGG
Proteins encoded in this region:
- the trxB gene encoding thioredoxin-disulfide reductase, with the protein product MHDLIIIGAGPAGLTAAIYGIRAGLSLVVIEKLSPGGQVINTNEVENYPGFVDPIPGWELMSAMENQARRLGAEIQSGVINEIRKDNNSGSFHVILSEGRTLDCKSVLVATGTNHKKLNIPGESELLGRGVSFCATCDGAFYKDKITAVIGGGNTALEDADYLTRFASRVYLIHRRDQFRGAKILQNRVLSNNKIDPVYDTVVHSINGDNGVESLSLINKKTNESSELKVDGVFVLVGFEPNTAFLPNEILNEKGEVIVDMQMRTPIEGLFAAGDMRENSRRQIVMAAADGATAGLSAYEYIVSS
- the rsmI gene encoding 16S rRNA (cytidine(1402)-2'-O)-methyltransferase, producing MSGILYIISSPIGNMEDITIRAIKILQGEVQYIFCEDTRRTKKLLHHYNIRIKTYSIHEHSLATKIEYAIKLLRNGNSIAYLTDSGTPGLSDPGGKLVSRARENKIQIVPIPGASALTSIISVSGFPGQNIFFAGFLSKKEGKRKKELERLMDYKGVIVIFESPYRIKKSLKTISDVFPECDIVIGREMTKLHEEFIIGKAKDIFSNIQNIRELGEFTIAINRAK
- a CDS encoding PHP domain-containing protein, whose translation is MMRGIDLHTHTTASDGIYTPKELIELAVSKNIVALAITDHDTVDGLKEGVDYARMINYNLISGIEFSIDYSGGSFHLLGLYIDHKNPELLHTIDRLQRLREWRANRIVEILRDHGIMIAFDEVRNEAMGGTIGKPHIARVMVRMGYCKDIREVFRNYMNRGQPGYVKRERISLEEAISVIGKSGGITIIAHPISLNFGSFIEFECRMERYKGLGIEGIEVYSSMHNMEEVREFHRIARKYDLLISGGSDFHGDKDEEMGYYINDRNIPEDLLHDIEEYKNKRD
- a CDS encoding LptF/LptG family permease, translated to MKKLDTYLISQFLIAILTSLIIMMGLYIISICIDNLKYFSNPNVPLRFVAQYILNVLPGISVQVLPVAALFSCLFVFGNLNVNNETIAIYNGKIGFIRLIVPLLLMGLMLSILSFLFFEFVSVDSSYRAYEIRNKIKKLTGKHLNYMYTQSELFFLGEDKSFYYIEIIDSESGIMVKPVIFKFDKWNILSFQLYANIGQYDRQNNVWNFSDVVIIRFNKEGKFSEERKASHTMALNESPGSFLKTTKTFMQMRMADALKFIEAKKRAGDNYKEHIVEFHWRFAFPFSIIIVVLVGSIVGSYIHRAVLVLSFFLSIIISFVYYGILAVGLAFGKAGRLDPVMAAWLANLLCALTGIIALRIKR